In Pieris napi chromosome 2, ilPieNapi1.2, whole genome shotgun sequence, the following proteins share a genomic window:
- the LOC125056536 gene encoding uncharacterized protein LOC125056536 isoform X3 — translation MYNTYMLFKAKQGNIANEVSRLEKLVNEEKRRKKAKEAEGSKYIKDAREDLQRLCKVLLQKKLENEDMSAEKEALQLEIEMLVQTCDQCKDKCRNKQQNIEDEILAIDKEIANFKVRCIRCHECTDTMDMRKFCTDCPRCAEERDCLLEGDHCVPDHTMDCVCMTVKQKFLDNVFENMYTVLERQSRTGPGKAVAEAVMNSLKKSRNGKLNDATRKILQDFILNTVKKNLNLTIVGGAVKTRCEMDSDTYNQLMLCLKQIKVTRPAKADKGTPTKKDPCRRWPNSSECNCPNGPKECICSKRAPPAARDPPCPPDPDDADAGEEIACPHRDNAPCGPDCGAHTPSRVAAEVAAWKPNPCQGPSCQLKNMRAAQCVLGPESLCSKANLRNKSSAPIAPSIHSLGKSCQCSHISRKACACHKDTKQLKRKNRCDKEISTVLQFPFSDKKVVFSDEDLIYEIEHIVSTKALARNKSESTSSFLTKKRSVIIIDNIKKTENTLNIDKEKQRNKKESSVNTSNNKKHSTNDKDMKVLSEERNLNVVIHDSDNELKCVSPKLTKTPSGNLTMALEENIIQLIDSKVKENVDLYINLREDDSGSYSIDFSSSDLDKNAKKLLVKRTPSGNLILDIKDKKKNSQSLRNKKTIRPNKTSKRAFKSKKIQKLPPKEIVDSFTGTSALSNKCSGEFKSDLCKATLKGLKRVINEPIILRRRGSGNYDIIIDKEFENWYKDAVKCYEGEEEATCVKVLEKSCGNCIISFIDEEDSAYKNACISKDYSGNFKLIIDCNVKQNLLQKQSSIISSKIFEKILNRESVDYEKKKSNATKKRFMQYKSCSDSNIYNDLRNNLFSQLSSGTSAKLTKTNSGQYTVVLDKESRNALITNLRKYFCGSTKGSIPINRDDNGEISIALNNRLNQAEYASLSISPSGSIYVTVKDNKKDQIDISTKLSSHCDIRWDQFIDDVKNPSVKGISTHCNNRDDGNCDMNKCVCKNLCYKSKRWVVDADSTSTEGGVVWNRDSNRYSALDLKDNQCNGTIINRHIVIKPRHEETPRNDVYEHYNCYLNNVCPYHVSRYERLSNELLEISGMCPTGQFEKHPSVTENLVKEQLTIFNTIQKPNDLYISKATKQYNWDSIDYLPHQLPTFLKAFTRTA, via the exons atgtataatacatatatgttatttaag GCAAAACAAGGTAACATAGCAAATGAAGTATCGAGACTGGAAAAATTAGTAAACGAGGAAAAACGTCGAAAAAAAGCCAAAGAAGCCGAAGGAAGCAAATATATCAAAGACGCCAGGGAAGATTTGCAAAGACTGTGCAAAGTATTATTGCAAAAGAAACTCGAAAATGAAGATATGAGTGCCGAG AAAGAAGCATTACAGTTAGAAATCGAAATGTTAGTTCAAACATGTGATCAGTGCAAGGACAAATGCAGGAACAAACAGCAAAACATAGAAGATGAGATTCTAGCTATAGACAAAGAGATAGCTAATTTCAAAGTCCGATGTATAAGATGTCACGAATGTACCGATACTATGGATATGAGGAAGTTTTGCACCGATTGCCCGAGATGTGCCGAAGAGAGAGATTGTTTGCTCGAAGGTGATCATTGCGTACCAGATCATACTATGGACTGTGTGTGTATGACGGTCAAACAAAAGTTTTTGGATAATGTCTTCGAGAATATGTATACAGTCCTGGAACGGCAATCTAGGACTGGACCAGGGAAGGCAGTGGCCGAAGCGGTGATGAATTCTCTAAAGAAAAGTCGTAATGGAAAACTGAATGATGCAACACGGAAGATATTGCAAGATTTCATTTTGAATACGGTGAAgaagaatttgaatttgacgaTCGTTGGGGGAGCTGTTAAGACTAGATGTGAG ATGGATTCAGACACATACAATCAACTTATGCTTTGTTTGAAGCAAATCAAAGTTACCAGACCCGCTAAAGCAGACAAAGGGACACCTACTAAGAag GACCCATGCCGTCGTTGGCCCAATTCCAGCGAATGTAATTGCCCCAATGGACCAAAGGAGTGCATCTGTTCAAAGAGAGCGCCGCCCGCTGCCAGAGACCCGCCATGTCCGCCAGACCCCGATGATGCGGATGCG GGTGAAGAAATAGCTTGCCCACATAGAGACAACGCCCCTTGTGGGCCGGATTGCGGTGCGCATACGCCGAGTCGCGTAGCTGCAGAAGTAGCGGCTTGGAAACCGAACCCTTGTCAAG GTCCCTCATGCCAATTGAAGAATATGAGAGCTGCTCAATGCGTCCTCGGGCCTGAATCGTTGTGTTCGAAGGCAAATTTGCGTAACAAATCATCCGCACCCATTGCACCAAGTATCCATAGTTTAGGG AAGTCCTGTCAATGCAGCCACATATCACGAAAGGCATGCGCTTGTCACAaag ATACAAAACAACTGAAACGCAAAAATAGATGCGATAAAGAAATTAGTACGGTACTACAATTTCCATTTAGTGACAAAAAGGTAGTGTTTAGTGATGAGGACTTGATCTATGAAATTGAACATATTGTATCAACCAAAGCATTGGCTAGGAACAAATCAGAGTCTACTTCtagttttttaacaaaaaaacgtagtgtaattataatagacaACATCAAGAAAACCGAAAATACCCTAAATATTGACAAggaaaaacaaagaaacaaaaagGAAAGTTCTGTTAAtacttcaaataataaaaaacatagtacAAATGATAAAGACATGAAGGTTTTAAGCGAAGAACGGAATTTGAATGTTGTGATTCACGATTCAGATAATGAACTAAAATGTGTTTCGCCAAAATTGACTAAAACACCATCCGGAAATCTAACAATGGCTTTAGaggaaaatataattcaattgATTGACTCAAAAGTTAAAGAAAATGTCGATCTATACATTAATCTAAGGGAGGATGACTCGGGATCTTATTCTATTGATTTCAGCAGTAGTGATCTCGACAAAAACGCCAAAAAATTACTGGTCAAAAGAACTCCTTCGGGTAACTTAATCTTGGATATCAAggataaaaagaaaaactcaCAATcactaagaaataaaaaaacaattagacCAAATAAGACGTCTAAAAGGGCGTTTAAAtcgaaaaaaatacaaaagctACCACCGAAAGAAATCGTTGATAGTTTTACAGGAACTTCTGCATTGTCTAACAAATGTTCTGGTGAATTTAAATCAGACTTATGCAAAGCAACCCTAAAGGGATTAAAGAGAGTTATAAATGAACCTATTATTTTACGCCGTAGGGGTTCAGGCAATTATGacataattattgataaaGAATTCGAAAATTGGTACAAAGACGCTGTTAAATGTTATGAAGGCGAGGAAGAGGCAACTTGTGtcaaagttttagaaaaaagttGTGGTAATTGTATTATCAGTTTTATTGACGAAGAGGATTCTGCATATAAAAACGCATGCATATCCAAAGATTATAGTGggaattttaaacttataattgaTTGTAATGTCAAACAAAATTTGTTGCAAAAGCAGAGTTCTATTATATCATCaaaaattttcgaaaaaatACTCAATCGTGAATCAGTTGATTATGAGAAAAAGAAAAGTAACGCaacaaaaaaaagatttatgcAATATAAATCTTGCAGTGATTCTAATATCTACAATGATTTACGGAACAATCTCTTTTCACAACTTTCTTCGGGGACATCAGCTAAATTGACCAAAACTAATTCAGGTCAGTATACGGTTGTCTTAGATAAGGAATCAAGAAATGCACTCATAACAAACTTACGAAAATATTTCTGTGGTTCTACAAAAGGTTCCATACCAATAAACAGGGATGATAATGGTGAAATTTCTATCGCATTAAACAACAGATTAAATCAAGCAGAGTACGCTTCATTGTCAATTTCTCCATCAGGAAGTATTTATGTAACGgtaaaggataataaaaaagatcAAATTGATATTTCAACAAAATTAAGTTCACACTGTGACATAAGATGGGATCAATTTATTGATGATGTTAAAAATCCATCTGTAAAGGGCATTTCAACACACTGCAATAATCGAGATGACGGGAATTGCGACATGAACAAATGTGTGTGTAAAAATTTGTGTTATAAATCAAAGCGATGGGTTGTTGACGCAGATTCTACAAGCACCGAAGGTGGAGTCGTATGGAATCGTGATTCTAACCGTTATTCGGCATTGGATTTAAAAGATAATCAGTGCAATGGAACTATTATAAATCGTCATATCGTTATAAAACCTCGTCATGAAGAAACACCGAGAAATGATGTCTATGAACACTATAATTGTTACTTAAATAACGTTTGTCCTTATCATGTATCGAGATATGAGAGATTGTCAAATGAACTTTTAGAGATATCTGGAATGTGTCCTACCGGACAGTTCGAGAAACACCCGAGTGTAACTGAAAATTTAGTAAAAGAACAGCtgactatttttaataccatCCAAAAACCAAATGATTTATACATATCCAAAGCAACCAAGCAATACAATTGGGACTCTATTGACTATCTTCCTCATCAATTGCCTACATTTCTTAAGGCTTTTACTCGCACTGCATAA